From a single Paraburkholderia sp. D15 genomic region:
- a CDS encoding alpha-L-rhamnosidase, with protein sequence MKNQRLVSALASAVTLWCYTATSASAAESASIKSVSIANAPTPLGIDAATPTFSWVIAADQRDQKQTAYQIRVASSPEKLEKPDLWDSGKVTEDQSQFVPYKGAPLRSRARYFWSVRIWDAQGQPSAWSKPAWWEMGLLKNTDWQQAKWIGRNGSVPLPPDLIKWQIPAITAQLKPGDAQGQSFTTDHAIVSVSAEVPTFTTTNSSFTLSLYANGPGGKLLARQRIENHPDNHWATLKLDKPLPAGKYYFEQSDVSGKVGWYTFPDCKYAYGKAYVNKKEIQGDRKTKWEISGTRERDGLTSQLRREFDAKKTVKSARLYITALGTYRAEINGQPAGADYLAPGWTDYDKRVQYQTYDVTNLVRTGRNAIAVDLGPGWYAGNIGSLGPNQYGQLPYLRAQLELLYTDGSSEQIATDGSWKSALGPMISTDLIMGDEYDARLETPGWKLPNYDDKDWKPVLVGPATKAAMVAQADPPIRVEREIKPVKVTQTKAGTYIYDMGQNMVGVVRMSTQGNAGQVLTLRYAEVLNPDGTLYTDNLRTAKATDQYTMSGKGVENYEPAFTFHGFRYVEVSGATSQPDIVGRVLTTDMPSTMSFSTNVPMLNQLQHNILWSQRGDFLSVPMDTPARDERLGWTGDIGAFAGTAAYNMRTLSFLGKWLTDLRDTQSPAGAFADVAPTIQGIGTANAGWGDAGVSVPWTLYQRYGDPRILEDNFAAMERWVAYLAKDSKDYLRPDTGYGDWLNVDDETPKDLIATAFFADSAHTLARAARVLKKDPRRYDELFENIRRAFARAYVLPNGRLKADTQTAYVLALGMDLVPADLRKPAADRLVELIKNKNWHLSTGFLGTPRLLPALSETGHTDVAYRLLLQTTFPSWGYQIGKGATTMWERWDGIRPDGSFQSKTMNSFNHYAYGSVGEWMYQNVAGIRAAAPGFQRFVVKPVAGGDVHAVDARYESGYGPITVRWNDTGGKSELDVGVPVNTSAEIWVANTGGKVQGDGARFVRNEPGFAVYEAGSGNYRFTVR encoded by the coding sequence ATGAAAAATCAACGACTCGTTTCAGCCCTCGCTTCCGCAGTCACGCTGTGGTGTTACACGGCAACATCCGCCAGCGCCGCCGAGAGCGCGAGCATCAAGAGCGTGTCGATCGCAAACGCGCCGACGCCGCTCGGCATCGACGCCGCCACGCCGACCTTTAGCTGGGTGATCGCCGCGGATCAGCGCGATCAGAAGCAGACCGCTTATCAGATTCGCGTGGCGTCGAGCCCGGAGAAACTCGAGAAACCAGACCTCTGGGACAGCGGCAAGGTCACCGAGGATCAATCGCAATTCGTGCCGTACAAAGGTGCACCGCTGCGCTCGCGCGCGCGCTATTTCTGGTCGGTCCGTATCTGGGACGCACAAGGTCAGCCGTCCGCGTGGAGCAAACCCGCCTGGTGGGAAATGGGCCTGTTGAAAAATACCGACTGGCAGCAGGCTAAATGGATTGGCCGTAACGGCAGCGTACCCTTGCCACCGGACCTGATCAAATGGCAGATCCCCGCGATCACGGCACAACTCAAGCCGGGCGACGCGCAAGGACAGAGCTTCACCACCGATCACGCCATCGTGTCCGTCAGCGCGGAAGTGCCGACCTTCACGACCACGAATTCCAGCTTCACCCTCTCGCTGTACGCAAATGGGCCGGGCGGCAAACTGCTGGCCAGACAGCGCATCGAGAACCATCCCGACAATCATTGGGCAACGTTGAAACTCGACAAGCCGCTACCGGCGGGCAAGTACTACTTCGAACAGTCCGACGTCTCCGGCAAGGTAGGGTGGTACACGTTCCCGGATTGCAAATACGCGTACGGCAAAGCGTATGTCAACAAGAAGGAAATCCAGGGCGACCGCAAGACCAAATGGGAAATCAGCGGGACACGTGAACGCGACGGACTGACCTCTCAATTGCGCCGGGAATTCGACGCGAAAAAAACCGTGAAGAGCGCGCGCCTCTACATCACGGCACTCGGCACGTATCGGGCGGAAATCAACGGCCAGCCCGCCGGTGCCGACTATCTCGCGCCAGGCTGGACCGACTACGACAAACGCGTCCAGTACCAGACCTACGACGTGACCAACCTGGTCCGCACCGGGCGCAATGCGATCGCCGTCGATCTGGGTCCGGGCTGGTATGCCGGCAACATCGGTTCGCTCGGCCCGAACCAGTACGGCCAGTTGCCGTATCTGCGCGCGCAGCTCGAACTGCTCTACACCGACGGCAGCAGCGAACAGATCGCCACGGACGGCAGCTGGAAAAGCGCGCTCGGCCCGATGATCAGCACCGACCTGATCATGGGCGACGAGTACGACGCGAGGCTGGAAACGCCGGGCTGGAAGCTGCCCAATTACGACGATAAGGACTGGAAGCCGGTGCTGGTCGGCCCGGCGACGAAAGCGGCAATGGTGGCGCAGGCGGACCCGCCGATTCGCGTGGAGCGCGAGATCAAGCCGGTGAAGGTCACGCAGACCAAGGCCGGCACGTACATCTACGACATGGGCCAGAACATGGTGGGCGTGGTGAGGATGAGCACCCAGGGAAACGCCGGCCAGGTGCTCACGCTGCGGTACGCCGAAGTCCTGAACCCGGACGGCACCCTGTACACCGACAACCTCCGCACCGCGAAGGCGACGGATCAATACACCATGAGCGGCAAAGGCGTCGAGAACTACGAGCCCGCCTTCACGTTCCATGGTTTCCGCTATGTCGAAGTGAGCGGCGCGACGTCGCAGCCGGATATCGTCGGCCGGGTGCTGACGACCGATATGCCGTCGACCATGTCGTTCTCGACCAACGTGCCGATGCTCAACCAGTTGCAGCACAACATTCTGTGGAGCCAGCGCGGCGACTTCCTGTCGGTGCCGATGGACACCCCCGCGCGCGACGAGCGTCTCGGCTGGACCGGCGACATCGGCGCGTTCGCGGGCACGGCGGCCTACAACATGCGCACGCTGTCCTTCCTCGGTAAATGGCTGACGGATCTGCGCGACACGCAATCGCCGGCGGGCGCGTTCGCCGACGTCGCGCCGACGATCCAGGGCATCGGTACCGCGAACGCCGGCTGGGGCGATGCGGGCGTCTCCGTGCCGTGGACCCTGTATCAGCGTTACGGCGACCCGCGCATCCTGGAGGACAACTTCGCGGCGATGGAGCGCTGGGTTGCGTACCTCGCGAAGGACAGCAAGGACTACCTTCGCCCGGACACCGGCTACGGCGACTGGCTGAACGTCGACGACGAAACGCCGAAGGACCTGATCGCGACCGCCTTCTTCGCCGACAGCGCACACACGCTCGCCAGGGCCGCGCGCGTCCTGAAGAAAGATCCTCGCCGCTACGACGAACTTTTCGAGAACATCCGCCGCGCGTTCGCCCGTGCCTACGTGCTGCCGAACGGGCGGTTGAAGGCCGACACGCAAACCGCCTACGTGCTCGCGCTGGGCATGGACCTCGTGCCGGCGGATTTGCGCAAGCCCGCCGCGGACCGGCTGGTCGAACTGATCAAGAACAAGAACTGGCACCTGAGTACCGGCTTTCTCGGCACGCCTCGCCTGCTGCCCGCGCTATCGGAAACTGGTCATACGGACGTCGCCTATCGCCTTCTGCTTCAGACGACCTTCCCGTCCTGGGGCTATCAGATCGGCAAGGGCGCGACGACCATGTGGGAACGTTGGGACGGTATCCGGCCGGACGGCAGTTTCCAGAGCAAGACGATGAACTCGTTCAACCACTACGCGTACGGTTCGGTCGGCGAATGGATGTATCAGAACGTCGCCGGTATCCGCGCGGCCGCGCCGGGCTTCCAGAGGTTCGTCGTCAAGCCCGTTGCGGGCGGCGACGTGCATGCGGTCGACGCCCGCTACGAATCCGGCTACGGCCCGATTACGGTGCGCTGGAACGACACGGGCGGAAAGTCCGAACTCGATGTGGGTGTGCCCGTGAATACGAGCGCGGAAATCTGGGTGGCGAATACAGGTGGCAAGGTGCAGGGCGACGGCGCACGGTTTGTCCGCAACGAGCCCGGCTTCGCGGTCTACGAAGCCGGATCGGGAAATTACCGTTTCACCGTTCGTTGA